ACCTATAAAACTGAAAATAGCTCCAAAAGGACCACAACAGAAAAGGGTTAATACAATTGATAAAATGCCGAAAGTTAATGCGTTACTTGCACCCGGTATTTGTTGGTATTCTGAATTGTTCATCTAACTTATTGTTCTATTCCCCATTGTTCCATTATTTCTTGTTGCTGCTCCATAAGCATGTCCCAATCACTTGTAGTAATTACATAGACAAAACGAATAAGCATTAAAGCACTTAAAATTAATGCAATCAATGAAACAATTTTCCCAGTTTTTATTTGTTGGTAATTGTCATAAGACTCAGGGTTTACTTTATATATTTTTTCAGATTTAGTAGCTAAATAAAATGCAATCCCTGCAGGGATTATCCCAATTCCTGCAAAGCAGCAGCATAAGTATCCAGCGATTCCTAAAACTAGTATTAGGGTTGCATTCGGTAATTTTTGTTGTTCCATAATTTAAAGGTTTAGTTAGATAAATTTTAAAAAGTAATTGATTAGTATAAAACTCACAGTACTTACCATAAGTGTAATTGTAATTGTATTTGAATGTTTAAAGGGAAATAGTTTCTTGATTCCTAAGAAAGCAAAAAGCATTAACATTGGGTATATGGCCGGGTACATAATAAAAGCAGATATAAACTCTCCTTTTATTAAAAATAAAGCAGAGCGTTGCAAGCCACAACCCGGGCAATCTATGCCAAACAGTTGTTTTGTATAGCAAGGAAGCATATAACTTTCTAAAACCAAAAAAATGAATAATGCTTTAAGACGCATTGGTAATAAAATTATTAGTCGGAAAATTACCATTATTTTTGTGTTTACAAAACAAAAAGATGGCTCATTTTAAAATTGGCGATTCCGTAGAAACTATTGATGATGTTATAAAAGGGATTGTTGAATCAATTAATGGAGATGATATTACTATAATAAGTGAAGATGGTTTTCCATTAATGTACAAGGTAAACGAGTTGGTATTAATTTTAGATGATATACACGTGTCTAATATTGAAATTGCCCAAGTTAAAAAAGAAAAGGAGTTGCCAAAACGTAATAAAAATGTAGTTCCTAAGATAAAGGAGCGAAATGCCCCTAAAATGGAAGTAGATCTACATATTAATCAATTAATGAAAAATCCTAAAGAAATAGGAAAGTTTGAGATGTTGAACCTTCAGTTAGATACTGCAAAAAGACAATTAGATTTTGCTATTAGTAAAAGAATTCAAAAAATTGTTTTTATTCACGGGGTAGGTGAAGGCGTATTAAAAGAGGAATTGGGTTATATGCTTAGAAAATACGATAATGTAAAATTTTACGATGCAGATTACCAAAAGTATGGTTTAGGCGCAACAGAAGTTTATGTTTTTCAGAATTAAAAATTAAAGCGTAGTGGTAACTGTCCCGTATTCACTTATTTGTAAATCTGTAATTCTACTTCCGTTTTCATTTACAAACGATATACCGCTTAGTTGAATGGTATGTGTATATGTAATGCTATCTTCAGTGGTTGTGCTGATGATTATAGTACCACCTTCTGCTTCTATTTCTTCCATTACAGTAGGGGTTAATGGAGGCGGTGAATCACAGAAATAAGTACTTGTTACATCACCAGAAAATATTCGGTAACTTACTTGCGAATTGCCAGGTACCGCACTTTCTATATTTGTTGATGAAACCTCGTTTTTTAAAAGTCCACTTGGCAACGTTAATATTAAGGCCTCATCTCCATTTATTTTAAAAAATACATTTGCTGTTGAAGTAGAAACGGTTCCACAATTCTGAACAGTTTCAATACTATCAAAATCAACTGTTTCTATTTGTAAATCACCATCATTACAACCAAAAAATAAAAGAGAACAACCAACTAAAATGTATTTTTTCATAGTTCAAATTTAATTTAAAATTTGGAAACCATTAAGTTGCCAGGCTTTCATTTAAGGGTTAATTAACTTTAATTGAGTTATTTTTGTGCATTATTTATTTTAGAGTACTCAATTATGAAACATGTGTATTTAGATAACGCTGCAACAACACAAATACGCTCCAATGTTATTCGTAAAATGCAAGATGCTTTGGAGATATATGGTAATCCGTCTTCTACCCATAGTTTTGGGAGAACGGCCAAGACCGCTATTGAAAGTGCAAGAAAAACAATTGCTAAATATATAAATGCACAACCCTCTGAAATAATATTTACATCTGGCGGTACCGAGGCTGATAACATGATTATTAGGTGTGCAGTTCGGGATTTAAATGTAACTACTATTATTACTTCAAGAATTGAGCACCATGCTGTACTGCACACGGTAGAAGAGTTGGAGAAAAAAGGTTTAATTAAACTTTTATATGTGGATTTAGATACTTTTGGTAATCCAGATGTGGCTCATTTAGAAACATTGCTTCAAAAAGATGATACTAAAAAGTTGGTTAGTTTAATGCATATAAATAATGAAATAGGAAATAAAATTGACTTAGAGGAAATAACACTTTTGGCTAAAAGCTATGGGGCATTGGTCCATTCTGATGCCGTACAGTCTATAGGTCATTATAATTGGGATGTAAAAGCTTTACCGATTGATTTTTTGGCTGCTGCGGCACATAAATTTCATGGACCTAAGGGAGTAGGTTTTGCATTTATACGCAAAAATTCTGGACTAGGTAGTATGATTTCTGGTGGTTCACAAGAACGCGGACTTAGAGCAGGTACGGAATCTTTTCATAATATAGTGGGTTTAGAGGAGGCTTTTATTAATGCTTATGATAATCTTAAGGAAGAACAAAAATATATTGAAGGGCTAAAGACCTACTTTATAGAAAAAATAAAAGCAGATATACCTTTGGCTAAATTTAATGGCCACTCTGGTACTATTGAAAAAAGTACATATACTTTAATAAATGTATGTTTACCCATTGCTGAAGATAAAGCTACATTGTTATTGTTTAGTCTAGATATGAAGGGTATTGCTTGTTCTAAGGGTAGTGCTTGTCAATCTGGTAGCAATGCCGGTTCGCATGTTTTAACTGAAATTTTATCAAAAGAAGATATGAAAAAACCTTCGTTAAGGTTTTCATTCTCAATCTACAATTCAAAGGAAGATATCGATTATACTATTGAAGTTTTGAAAAATAGTATTGATGCTTAATTAGTTTTTATTACGATCACGTTTACGCTCTCTTTCATATGGAAATTTACGTATGGCCAATTTCATCATACGATCTATAAGGTCGGTGGTGTTTTTTCCGGTTTTCTTATTAATTTGTTTTTCGTATTTCCAAAGTAGTTTACCGGTAATCCCATCACTTATTTTTATACCTATTCTTCCGTAATTTGCACCGCCAGATATATAGTCGGTAAAACTAAATTCTGTTGGTACACCATTAGACAATAGTATGTTTAAATCTAAAGTGCCACTTATAATGCCATCCACACCTAAAATTTCACTTAATTCTTTGGTAG
The genomic region above belongs to Maribacter hydrothermalis and contains:
- a CDS encoding Smr/MutS family protein, whose protein sequence is MAHFKIGDSVETIDDVIKGIVESINGDDITIISEDGFPLMYKVNELVLILDDIHVSNIEIAQVKKEKELPKRNKNVVPKIKERNAPKMEVDLHINQLMKNPKEIGKFEMLNLQLDTAKRQLDFAISKRIQKIVFIHGVGEGVLKEELGYMLRKYDNVKFYDADYQKYGLGATEVYVFQN
- a CDS encoding CCC motif membrane protein, giving the protein MEQQKLPNATLILVLGIAGYLCCCFAGIGIIPAGIAFYLATKSEKIYKVNPESYDNYQQIKTGKIVSLIALILSALMLIRFVYVITTSDWDMLMEQQQEIMEQWGIEQ
- a CDS encoding DUF2752 domain-containing protein, translated to MVIFRLIILLPMRLKALFIFLVLESYMLPCYTKQLFGIDCPGCGLQRSALFLIKGEFISAFIMYPAIYPMLMLFAFLGIKKLFPFKHSNTITITLMVSTVSFILINYFLKFI
- a CDS encoding cysteine desulfurase family protein, producing the protein MKHVYLDNAATTQIRSNVIRKMQDALEIYGNPSSTHSFGRTAKTAIESARKTIAKYINAQPSEIIFTSGGTEADNMIIRCAVRDLNVTTIITSRIEHHAVLHTVEELEKKGLIKLLYVDLDTFGNPDVAHLETLLQKDDTKKLVSLMHINNEIGNKIDLEEITLLAKSYGALVHSDAVQSIGHYNWDVKALPIDFLAAAAHKFHGPKGVGFAFIRKNSGLGSMISGGSQERGLRAGTESFHNIVGLEEAFINAYDNLKEEQKYIEGLKTYFIEKIKADIPLAKFNGHSGTIEKSTYTLINVCLPIAEDKATLLLFSLDMKGIACSKGSACQSGSNAGSHVLTEILSKEDMKKPSLRFSFSIYNSKEDIDYTIEVLKNSIDA